From the genome of Denticeps clupeoides chromosome 4, fDenClu1.1, whole genome shotgun sequence, one region includes:
- the acvr1l gene encoding activin receptor type-1: MVYQMGCWSAQVLFLLLLKCLHTSAKDGLIDCVCKGSDCMADLCSGDQCYSSITVQSDFTFTRGCLRGAEKRRMTCLTSANYAVECCAQHMCNFNTSKEALLKLLPTGPEGEPVLYRVETLVLMVLGPVVVLVLLSILAVLVFRRLHHGRRERLHEFDAEQGAIDGLIASNVGDSTLADLLDHSCTSGSGSGLPFLVQRTVARQISLVECVGKGRYGEVWRGQWQGENVAVKIFSSRDEKSWFRETEIYNTVLLRHENILGFMASDMTSRNSSTQLWLITHYHESGSLYDYLQRVAVEMADGLQMAASVASGLVHLHTEIFGTEGKPAIAHRDLKSKNILVKRDLRCCIADLGLAVTHSQTDNQLDVGNNPKVGTKRYMAPEVLDESIQTDCFDAYKRVDIWAFGLVLWEIARRTFSNGIVEEYKPPFYDLVPNDPSFDEMRKVVCIEQQRPFIPNRWFSDPTLSALVKLMKECWYQNPSARLTALRIKKTLDKIHSTLEKGKTDC, from the exons ATGGTGTACCAAATGGGTTGTTGGAGTGCCCAGGTCCTTTTCCTTTTGCTGCTGAAGTGCTTGCATACGTCAgcgaaag ATGGACtcattgattgtgtgtgtaaaggcAGTGACTGCATGGCAGATCTCTGCAGCGGTGACCAGTGCtactcctccatcacagtccagagcgacttcaccTTCACTCGCGGCTGTCTGAGGGGGGCGGAGAAAAGGCGTATGACATGCCTGACTTCGGCCAACTACGCAGTAGAGTGCTGTGCCCAACACATGTGCAACTTCAACACCAGCAAAGAGGCTCTCCTCAAACTTCTACCAACAG GTCCAGAAGGAGAACCTGTACTATATCGTGTGGAGACGCTGGTGCTGATGGTGCTGGGCCCGGTGGTGGTCTTGGTTCTGCTGTCCATCCTAGCTGTACTAGTCTTCCGTAGGCTACATCATGGCCGCCGAGAGAGGCTGCATGAGTTTGACGCAGAGCAGGGTGCCATTGATGGCCTCATTGCATCCAATGTGGGCGACAGCACCCTGGCG GACCTGTTGGACCACTCCTGTACGTCAGGCAGCGGCTCGGGCCTGCCCTTCCTGGTTCAGAGAACAGTGGCTCGGCAGATCAGCCTGGTGGAGTGTGTGG GCAAGGGGCGCTATGGGGAGGTATGGAGAGGCCAGTGGCAGGGGGAAAATGTGGCGGTGAAAATCTTCTCCTCCAGAGATGAGAAGTCCTGGTTTAGGGAGACTGAGATTTACAACACAGTCCTGCTTCGACATGAAAACATATTAG GGTTCATGGCATCTGACATGACGTCTCGAAACTCCAGCACACAATTGTGGCTTATCACACACTACCATGAGAGCGGCTCACTGTATGACTACCTACAGCGTGTCGCCGTGGAGATGGCAGATGGGCTTCAGATGGCTGCATCTGTGGCCAGCGGCCTGGTACACCTGCACACAGAGATCTTTGGCACAGAGGGCAAACCAGCCATCGCCCACCGAGATCTGAAGAGCAAAAACATTCTGGTGAAGAGGGACCTACGCTGCTGTATTGCAGACCTGG GTCTGGCAGTCACTCACTCCCAAACAGACAATCAGCTGGATGTGGGCAACAACCCAAAGGTGGGAACTAAGCGTTACATGGCCCCAGAGGTACTGGACGAGTCCATCCAGACAGACTGCTTTGATGCCTATAAAAGGGTGGACATCTGGGCATTTGGCCTGGTGCTGTGGGAGATTGCCAGGCGCACTTTTAGCAATG gTATTGTGGAAGAGTACAAACCACCATTTTATGACCTTGTGCCGAACGACCCCAGCTTTGACGAAATGCGTAAAGTGGTTTGCATTGAACAGCAGCGACCCTTCATCCCCAATCGCTGGTTCTCCGATCCA ACACTGTCAGCCTTGGTAAAGCTGATGAAGGAGTGCTGGTACCAGAATCCATCCGCTCGCCTCACAGCTCTGCGCATCAAAAAGACTCTAGACAAAATCCACAGTACACTGGAGAAGGGCAAAACAGACTGCTGA
- the d2hgdh gene encoding D-2-hydroxyglutarate dehydrogenase, mitochondrial isoform X2 has translation MARMVGFSSLYRLYPQQPTWSSVVKRVLDAPSVRGRGRGVHSGARNTPARLPFSHIIEEDVAFFTRLLAGRAVTDPDVLAACNTDWLKSVQGKSELLLRPQTTEEVSQILRYCNERNLAVSPQGGNTGLVGGSVPVFDEIILSTALMNKVLTFNTVSGILTCQAGCVLESLSQYLEELDFIMPLDLGAKGSCHIGGNVATNAGGLRLLRYGSLRGTVLGLEVLADGRVLNCLSDLRKDNTGYDLKQLFIGSEGTLGVITAVSILCPRKPKSVNVAFLGCLTFQNLLETFQCSRGMLGEILSAFEFLDAACMKLLERHLQLTNPITESPFYIVIETAGSNATHDEEKLHKFLEEVMTSSLVTDGTVATEETKIKALWSLRERITEALTHDGFTYKYDISLPVEKIYQLVNDMRDHLGNKAKNVVGYGHVGDGNLHLNITSPSKDPSLLAAIEPYVYEWTSSVQGSISAEHGLGLKKRNYIYYSKPSEAVALMGNIKAILDPRGILNPYKTLPDDLH, from the exons GGCCGGGGTGTCCACAGTGGAGCACGGAACACTCCTGCCCGGCTGCCTTTCTCCCACATCATCGAGGAAGACGTGGCCTTCTTCACACGCCTGCTGGCTGGCAGAGCTGTAACAGACCCTGATGTGCTGGCGGCCTGTAACACCGACTGGCTGAAATCAGTACAAG GTAAAAGTGAACTGCTCCTAAGGCCCCAGACCACAGAAGAGGTCTCTCAGATTCTCAG GTATTGTAATGAACGGAATCTGGCGGTGAGCCCTCAGGGAGGGAACACAGGTCTGGTTGGTGGAAGCGTGCCTGTGTTTGATGAGATCATCCTGTCCACTGCCCTTATGAACAAGGTGCTGACATTCAACACGGTATCAG GAATCCTCACCTGCCAGGCAGGCTGTGTGTTGGAGAGCTTGTCTCAGTACTTGGAGGAGTTGGATTTCATCATGCCCCTGGATCTGGGCGCCAAGGGCAGCTGTCACATCGGGGGCAATGTAGCCACCAATGCAGGGGGACTTCGCTTGCTGAGATATGGGTCTCTGCGGGGAACTGTTTTAGGACTGGAG gTTCTGGCTGATGGGAGAGTTCTGAACTGCTTGTCCGATCTGAGGAAAGACAACACCGGCTACGACCTGAAGCAGCTGTTCATTGGCTCAGAGGGAACTTTGGGTGTCATCACTGCTGTTTCCATCCTGTGCCCTCGCAAGCCCAAATCTGTAAATGTGGCGTTTTTAG GCTGCTTGACTTTCCAGAATCTTCTGGAGACATTTCAGTGCAGTAGAGGGATGCTGGGAGAAATCTTGTCTGCCTTTGAGTTTCTGGATGCTGCCTGCATGAAGCTGTTGGAAAGGCACTTGCAACTGACCAATCCAATCACAG AAAGCCCATTCTACATTGTAATAGAGACTGCAGGATCCAACGCAACTCACGATGAGGAGAAGCTCCACAAATTTTTGGAGGAGGTTATGACATCATCTCTGGTTACTGATGGGACTGTGGCAACAGAGGAAACTAAAATTAAg GCTCTCTGGTCACTGAGGGAAAGAATCACTGAAGCACTCACTCACGATGGGTTTACTTACAAATATGACATCTCCCTACCTGTAGAGAAAATCTACCAACTGGTGAATGACATGAGGGATCACCTCGGAAACAAGGCCAAGAACGTGGTTGGCTATGGACATGTTG GTGATGGCAACCTTCACTTAAACATCACCTCACCCTCTAAAGACCCATCCTTGCTGGCTGCCATCGAGCCATATGTTTATGAGTGGACTTCAAGTGTTCAGGGCAGTATCAGTGCTGAGCATGGCCTGGGTCTAAAGAAGAGGAACTACATTTACTACAGTAAACCATCAGAGGCTGTGGCCCTCATGGGCAACATTAAAGCCATACTGGACCCCCGTGGCATCCTCAACCCATACAAGACCTTGCCTGATGACCTTCACTGA
- the d2hgdh gene encoding D-2-hydroxyglutarate dehydrogenase, mitochondrial isoform X1, translated as MARMVGFSSLYRLYPQQPTWSSVVKRVLDAPSVRGRGRGVHSGARNTPARLPFSHIIEEDVAFFTRLLAGRAVTDPDVLAACNTDWLKSVQGKSELLLRPQTTEEVSQILRYCNERNLAVSPQGGNTGLVGGSVPVFDEIILSTALMNKVLTFNTVSGILTCQAGCVLESLSQYLEELDFIMPLDLGAKGSCHIGGNVATNAGGLRLLRYGSLRGTVLGLEVVLADGRVLNCLSDLRKDNTGYDLKQLFIGSEGTLGVITAVSILCPRKPKSVNVAFLGCLTFQNLLETFQCSRGMLGEILSAFEFLDAACMKLLERHLQLTNPITESPFYIVIETAGSNATHDEEKLHKFLEEVMTSSLVTDGTVATEETKIKALWSLRERITEALTHDGFTYKYDISLPVEKIYQLVNDMRDHLGNKAKNVVGYGHVGDGNLHLNITSPSKDPSLLAAIEPYVYEWTSSVQGSISAEHGLGLKKRNYIYYSKPSEAVALMGNIKAILDPRGILNPYKTLPDDLH; from the exons GGCCGGGGTGTCCACAGTGGAGCACGGAACACTCCTGCCCGGCTGCCTTTCTCCCACATCATCGAGGAAGACGTGGCCTTCTTCACACGCCTGCTGGCTGGCAGAGCTGTAACAGACCCTGATGTGCTGGCGGCCTGTAACACCGACTGGCTGAAATCAGTACAAG GTAAAAGTGAACTGCTCCTAAGGCCCCAGACCACAGAAGAGGTCTCTCAGATTCTCAG GTATTGTAATGAACGGAATCTGGCGGTGAGCCCTCAGGGAGGGAACACAGGTCTGGTTGGTGGAAGCGTGCCTGTGTTTGATGAGATCATCCTGTCCACTGCCCTTATGAACAAGGTGCTGACATTCAACACGGTATCAG GAATCCTCACCTGCCAGGCAGGCTGTGTGTTGGAGAGCTTGTCTCAGTACTTGGAGGAGTTGGATTTCATCATGCCCCTGGATCTGGGCGCCAAGGGCAGCTGTCACATCGGGGGCAATGTAGCCACCAATGCAGGGGGACTTCGCTTGCTGAGATATGGGTCTCTGCGGGGAACTGTTTTAGGACTGGAGGTG gTTCTGGCTGATGGGAGAGTTCTGAACTGCTTGTCCGATCTGAGGAAAGACAACACCGGCTACGACCTGAAGCAGCTGTTCATTGGCTCAGAGGGAACTTTGGGTGTCATCACTGCTGTTTCCATCCTGTGCCCTCGCAAGCCCAAATCTGTAAATGTGGCGTTTTTAG GCTGCTTGACTTTCCAGAATCTTCTGGAGACATTTCAGTGCAGTAGAGGGATGCTGGGAGAAATCTTGTCTGCCTTTGAGTTTCTGGATGCTGCCTGCATGAAGCTGTTGGAAAGGCACTTGCAACTGACCAATCCAATCACAG AAAGCCCATTCTACATTGTAATAGAGACTGCAGGATCCAACGCAACTCACGATGAGGAGAAGCTCCACAAATTTTTGGAGGAGGTTATGACATCATCTCTGGTTACTGATGGGACTGTGGCAACAGAGGAAACTAAAATTAAg GCTCTCTGGTCACTGAGGGAAAGAATCACTGAAGCACTCACTCACGATGGGTTTACTTACAAATATGACATCTCCCTACCTGTAGAGAAAATCTACCAACTGGTGAATGACATGAGGGATCACCTCGGAAACAAGGCCAAGAACGTGGTTGGCTATGGACATGTTG GTGATGGCAACCTTCACTTAAACATCACCTCACCCTCTAAAGACCCATCCTTGCTGGCTGCCATCGAGCCATATGTTTATGAGTGGACTTCAAGTGTTCAGGGCAGTATCAGTGCTGAGCATGGCCTGGGTCTAAAGAAGAGGAACTACATTTACTACAGTAAACCATCAGAGGCTGTGGCCCTCATGGGCAACATTAAAGCCATACTGGACCCCCGTGGCATCCTCAACCCATACAAGACCTTGCCTGATGACCTTCACTGA